aacataaatagtaataattttatttatatatactatttatattattaaattaaatttcacattttatattatttatattattgaattgtttagtcatattgaatatttatattaaaattgaattattaattatgctaTAAAATATTCGTGCTAAAATTTATATTGgtttcaatttcacattttatctttaaaataacttttattaaaaatcaaattttacatttaatatattttttaatttcaaaatacatagtgacaagaatttGAAGATAATTGAAAtaactaagcaagcaaagaaaCTAACtcagtatataaaagattaataaataaattatgaggtgattaaagttaataaaaattttgattaaggtggacaaattttattatgataggtgacagtggttacaaggacccaaaattattttttaaaatttaactcgaacaaatatattcaattCGATTTGATtcaaattccatctcactcgactcgattcgagaaaatttcaagtcaaattaggataataaaatatgatttgtgaactcgaaatttttttattCGATTTGATTCGATTTAGTCAAACGCTTACCCCTAGTTGTGACCTCTTGTTGAGTTATATCAACATCCAAAGATAAAAAacagtaaaaatttgtgtttgaaaGATGAAAAACAGAAGCAAAATAAATATGTTGAGAGGAAAAATTGAAAGACTTCTCATTACTACAATAAGCAACATTACAATATACATAAGTAGCTTTATTACATTGGAAGAAAACAAAACATTGTTTCTGCTAGTATTCAAGCTGTAAAATCAGCTTAATGATAACCTAAGAGTCTACTAAATCAGCTAAGTACATGATTAACCTTAGCAAAACAAAAATTACAATCAAACTAAACATAAGTCACATGTTACAAAAAGTTTTCACAACCAAATTACACATTGGACATTTGCTTGTCGCTGCATTGTTCCCAACTTTCTAACACCTCTGCATGTTGGCAACAACGTATTGTGAATCGGACAAAGCCAGTTTGTGCTGGGATTGCGACGCTTCACAGAGCCAACTTCCTCATGGCGAGACACGTGAGGTGTCTTCTCTGTCACGCCTGCCGGTCTCCCACTCCATGGACAACTGGTTCCAAGGTTGGTTACAACGTCTTCGTTTGCGACATGTGCGTCAATGGCGGTGATCGAGCCCAAAATGACGACCACAAAGACGAAGAAGATGCAGATTCTAATGATGATGATGCCCATAATCAGGTGGTGCCATGGTGCTCAATATCCAATACACTTTCGTCGGCTTCCACTTCTTCTGGTGGTGAGCGAGAGGTGTCTAAAATTCTAAATCGAAAACCTTGTTTCCATTGAAAAGGTTGAGAGCAAATGTTTCAGATTTTCGAATTCACGTAGGTTTTTTGTTTCATAATTCTTTGTTCTTTAGATTGTATTATCTATTTTCTTGAAATTGAGGGCTAAGATTTCTTGCGGATATGTTAGCAGCAAGGCGAAGTGGAGGGTTTATCAAGTAAAAAGAGGTAAGGTGAGGTAGTCATTTGGCGGCTTCTGTTGATTCTACAATGCTATCTGAAGACCAAACCGGCTTCAGTCGAATTAGAGAAGCGCGGTGAAGACGGAGTCAGAACAAACAAAGGCAGATAAAATCCAATAAA
This window of the Gossypium arboreum isolate Shixiya-1 chromosome 12, ASM2569848v2, whole genome shotgun sequence genome carries:
- the LOC108478068 gene encoding uncharacterized protein LOC108478068 gives rise to the protein MARHVRCLLCHACRSPTPWTTGSKVGYNVFVCDMCVNGGDRAQNDDHKDEEDADSNDDDAHNQVVPWCSISNTLSSASTSSGGEREIVLSIFLKLRAKISCGYVSSKAKWRVYQVKRGKTKPASVELEKRGEDGVRTNKGR